Below is a window of Halolamina sp. CBA1230 DNA.
CGAGGAGATGGAGATCGAGGCGTCGACGGGGTACGACGCGTCGATGCTCGGCCGCGAGCGCTACGCGGAGTACTACTCGGACTTCCACGACCTCACGCTCGCGGGGATGCGCTTCTTCTCCGTCTACCAGGGGTACGGCGGCAACGAGGAGCACAAAGGCGAGTACGCCAACACGATCGCGCAGTTCGCCGACGCGATCGCCGACGGCGAGTCGCCGGTGCTCTGGGGCGACGGCACGCAGACGCGCGATTTCACCCACGTCGAGGACATCGTGCGCGGCCTCGAACTCGCCGCCGAGAACGAACTCGACGGCGTGTACAACCTCGGCGTCGGCGACCCGTACACGTTCAACGAGATGGTCGGGATGATCAACGAGGAGCTCGGCACCGACGTGGATCCCGTCTACGAGCCGGTTCCCCTGGAGAACTACGTCTACCACACCCACGCCGACGCCACGAAATTCAAAGAGGCCACGGGGTGGGAGCCCGAGATCAGCTTCGAGGAGGGCGTGAGCCGGGTGTGTGAGCCGTACGAGCAGCGGGAGGACGGCGAGCAGGAGCGCGAACGCGTCCGGGAGTAGTCACCCCTCGAGCCCGGACGAGTCCGGTTGGATCACCCCGATCACGCCGAACAGGTAGCCGAGAACG
It encodes the following:
- a CDS encoding NAD-dependent epimerase/dehydratase family protein; the encoded protein is MNGKRVLVTGGAGFIGSNLSNHLAADNEVIALDNCYLGTPENLSDDVIFAEADVLDDELPTDVDVVFHLAALSSREMLEENPRQGARVNVEGFVNVVEQAMDDGCETFVYASTSSIYGSQEEPCSEEMEIEASTGYDASMLGRERYAEYYSDFHDLTLAGMRFFSVYQGYGGNEEHKGEYANTIAQFADAIADGESPVLWGDGTQTRDFTHVEDIVRGLELAAENELDGVYNLGVGDPYTFNEMVGMINEELGTDVDPVYEPVPLENYVYHTHADATKFKEATGWEPEISFEEGVSRVCEPYEQREDGEQERERVRE